A segment of the Leptolyngbya sp. NIES-3755 genome:
GAGCAATCAAGAATAGAAGCAAGCTACTGACGGTTCCATAAGTGAAAATCATCCAAGATAGCCCGTCGATCGTGCAAACCTGTTTCCCCGAAACCAACGAGTTTGATGCTGTAAAAGCTGCGGAATCGTGGCAGTTGAAAGCACATGATCCACGACATAATCTGAAAGTACGACTTGATAGCCTGCTTGTGCAGGAAGATTGCCCAATTGAAAATCATCACCGATATAATTCGCGATCGCATTAAATCCACCAATCTCATTTAGAACCGATTGTCGAAGTACGATCGTGGCTCCAAACGCAAACGCCATTCCTTCTAGCTTTCGAGCGACTAATACACCTGGTAAGAATTCGGTTGAAATCCCCAAAGCTTCAAAGGCAGAAACGAAATTATGCGATCGAGATCGATACAGACAAGTTACAACTCCAACTCTCGAATCGCTCAAGGGCTGTACCACTTGTTTGAGATAGTTCGGACCCACCCAAATATCACTATCGGCAAGGACTAAAATCTCATGTTCTGCTTTGAGTGCAATGTTATGGAGATTGTTCACTTTCGGATTGATCCCGATCGTGCGATGACTGATGACCAGTTGAATGTCTTGTTTGGGAAAATCTTCGATTAACTGTTTGACGATCGCAATACAAGGATCACTCGGATCTTGAGTTCCAAAAATAATCTGATAGTTCG
Coding sequences within it:
- a CDS encoding glycosyl transferase, group 2 family protein, putative (similar to AA sequence:cyanobase_aa:AM1_5794), producing the protein MNHPLTTVQTLLQDAEYLLFAVLFVLSLSTVFFYLFSIQAAIQFFRPKRSQNSNFQPPVTILKPVCGLDDNTYENLASFCNQNYPNYQIIFGTQDPSDPCIAIVKQLIEDFPKQDIQLVISHRTIGINPKVNNLHNIALKAEHEILVLADSDIWVGPNYLKQVVQPLSDSRVGVVTCLYRSRSHNFVSAFEALGISTEFLPGVLVARKLEGMAFAFGATIVLRQSVLNEIGGFNAIANYIGDDFQLGNLPAQAGYQVVLSDYVVDHVLSTATIPQLLQHQTRWFRGNRFARSTGYLG